In Dehalogenimonas etheniformans, one genomic interval encodes:
- a CDS encoding DUF998 domain-containing protein, whose product MIRRRLHETISSSLPIICGLAAATVVICDAMGVSLNSGYNPLNESISDLVFYPWGWLEQLGMAAAGFTQIMFAAFILSSKSARTNHWVRISGLIFAVMSIGFGIITVFKTDPGLGIESLGGGIHVTTVIVLAALFPINCYLLSRAIGNNPDSATILHFSYLMAAIGGLIAFQLLPLNPIRFIGISERLLAGVNLAWIVFAGSHLPHLVDTPVK is encoded by the coding sequence GTGATTCGACGTCGTCTGCATGAGACTATCTCATCATCTCTTCCCATCATTTGCGGTCTGGCCGCGGCCACCGTCGTCATTTGCGATGCCATGGGAGTCAGCCTGAATTCCGGCTATAACCCGTTGAATGAATCCATCAGCGACCTGGTATTCTATCCTTGGGGATGGCTGGAACAACTCGGCATGGCGGCTGCTGGCTTCACCCAGATTATGTTCGCGGCATTTATCCTCTCGTCTAAGTCCGCCAGGACAAACCATTGGGTGAGAATCTCCGGTCTTATTTTTGCCGTGATGAGCATTGGGTTCGGGATAATCACCGTTTTCAAGACCGATCCGGGGTTGGGTATAGAGTCGTTGGGCGGCGGAATTCATGTGACCACAGTGATCGTACTAGCCGCGCTATTCCCGATCAATTGTTACCTGCTTTCCAGGGCCATCGGCAACAATCCGGATTCGGCTACAATCCTGCACTTCTCTTATTTAATGGCCGCCATTGGTGGGCTGATCGCTTTCCAGTTGCTGCCCTTGAACCCGATAAGATTCATCGGTATCAGCGAAAGGTTGCTTGCGGGGGTAAACCTGGCCTGGATCGTATTTGCCGGCTCGCACCTGCCGCACCTAGTCGATACACCGGTCAAATAG
- a CDS encoding amino acid ABC transporter ATP-binding protein gives MPEPIIEIEDVHKRFGRVHALRGVSLTVEKGEVVVIIGPSGSGKSTLLRCINRLEEYNSGRISVDGIPLDSTENINAVRQEVGMVFQQFNLFSHLSVMDNLILAQMQVRKRSRSEAEGIARELLKKVGIPEKERAFPGQLSGGQQQRVAIARALAMNPKIMLFDEPTSALDPEMIKEVLDVMTGLAAEGMTMVVVSHEMGFARAAADRMIFMDEGRIVEMASPNDFFINPKEERSRAFLSKVLHIH, from the coding sequence ATGCCAGAGCCAATAATCGAGATCGAAGATGTCCACAAGCGTTTCGGCCGTGTTCACGCTCTTCGCGGCGTCAGTCTTACCGTCGAAAAGGGTGAAGTCGTGGTCATTATCGGACCTTCAGGTTCTGGCAAGTCGACCCTCCTGCGTTGCATAAACCGGCTCGAGGAATACAACTCGGGCAGAATTTCCGTCGATGGAATTCCGCTCGACAGCACTGAAAATATCAACGCGGTGCGCCAGGAAGTCGGCATGGTTTTCCAGCAATTCAATCTTTTTTCGCACCTGTCCGTGATGGATAACCTCATTTTGGCACAAATGCAGGTCAGAAAGCGCAGTCGTTCGGAGGCTGAGGGCATAGCCCGTGAACTGTTGAAAAAAGTCGGCATCCCGGAAAAAGAACGGGCATTTCCCGGGCAGCTTTCGGGCGGTCAGCAGCAGCGGGTGGCTATTGCCAGAGCCCTGGCCATGAATCCGAAAATCATGCTGTTCGATGAACCCACCTCAGCCCTTGATCCCGAAATGATCAAGGAAGTCCTGGACGTCATGACCGGCCTGGCGGCGGAAGGCATGACTATGGTAGTAGTGTCCCACGAGATGGGCTTTGCCAGGGCGGCGGCAGATCGTATGATATTCATGGACGAAGGCCGCATCGTCGAGATGGCTTCTCCGAACGATTTTTTCATCAACCCCAAAGAAGAGCGCTCACGCGCTTTCCTGTCAAAAGTTCTCCATATTCATTAG